ACGGTCAGGCCGGCCGACCAGCAGCCGAGCAGCACGGCGGCGGTCTGCCAGTGTGGTGGCAGCAGCACCGCCGCAGTGTCACCGGGCCCGAGCGACAGTTCGTCGACGAGCAGGTTGGCGGTCTTGGCCACCCAGTTCGTCAACGTGGCGCCGGAGAGTTCGGTGCGTTCACCGGTCGCGTCGTCGTACCAGGTGAGCAGCGGTCGGGTCGGGTCGGTCGCGATCGCGTCGGGCAGGACGCGGGCAATGTTGTCGGCCATCGGCGCGAACGATACGCCGCCGCCGCGCGTACTCGATGACAGTCACAAGTCGGCGAACCGTCGGGTCGGAGTCAGCGTCCGTACTCGGCACCGGCGTAGGCTTGCCCGAAGTGTTGTTCCCCACAGTCCCGCCACCACAAGGAGTCGCCCCGTGACCGCCGGTCGCCCGCCCCGCGTGCTCATCGACGCCACGAGTGTCCCCGCCGACCGCGGGGGCGTCGGTAGATACGTCGACGGTCTGCTCGGCGCCCTCGGCAAGGTGTGCGGGTCGGCGGTGGAACTGGTCGTGGTCAGTCTCCGCACCGACCTGGACCGCTATCGCCGGATGCTGCCCGGAGCCGAGATCGTCCCCGCTCCCGCCGCCGTCGCGCACCGTCCCGCCCGGCTCGCCTGGGAGCAGACCGGCCTGCCCCTGCTCGCGCAGCAGGTCGGTGCCGAGGTGCTGCACTCGCCCTTCTACACCTGCCCGTTGCGGGCCGGCTGCCCGGTCACGGTGACCCTGCACGACGCGACCTTCTTCACCGAGCCGGAGCACTACGACAAGTCCCGCCGGACGTTCTTCCGCAGCGCGATCAAGACCTCGCTGCGCCGCGCCAACCGGGTGATCGTGCCGAGCAAGGCCACCCGGGACGAGCTGATCCGGCTGCTGGACGCCGATCCGACCCGGATCGACGTGGCCTACCACGGTGTCGACCAGGACGCCTTCCACGCCCCCGGCGACGAGGAGAAGGCCCGGGTACGCGCCCGGCTGGGCCTGGGCGGCAGCAGCTACGTGGCCTTCCACGGCGCGAAGGAGCCGCGTAAGAACGTGC
Above is a window of Verrucosispora sp. NA02020 DNA encoding:
- a CDS encoding glycosyltransferase family 1 protein — its product is MTAGRPPRVLIDATSVPADRGGVGRYVDGLLGALGKVCGSAVELVVVSLRTDLDRYRRMLPGAEIVPAPAAVAHRPARLAWEQTGLPLLAQQVGAEVLHSPFYTCPLRAGCPVTVTLHDATFFTEPEHYDKSRRTFFRSAIKTSLRRANRVIVPSKATRDELIRLLDADPTRIDVAYHGVDQDAFHAPGDEEKARVRARLGLGGSSYVAFHGAKEPRKNVPNLIRGWARAVTDREDPPALVIAGGQGHDDDIDRAAAEVPSHLRLLRPGYLRYADLPGFLGGALVAAYPSYGEGFGLPVLEAMACAAPVLTTPRLSLPEVGGEAVAYTSEDPDQIATDLVALLDDEPRRLSLAKAGLDRAKEFTWESSAEVHIAAWSRVRA